From Pseudoalteromonas rubra, one genomic window encodes:
- a CDS encoding cysteine desulfurase-like protein, with the protein MNLNQVRRQFPALMQQVAGRSPIFLDGPGGSQVPQSVLSAMSAYLGYFNSNLGGAFFSSDKTVELMDNARQAVADLLNAPAKEQIVFGANMTSLTFSFSRAISRDWQAGDEVIVTNADHYSNVSSWRQAAEDKGASVHAVKVNEADCTLDMDHFRSLLNSKTKLVAVTYASNTTGSINDIKQIVELAHQVGALVYVDAVHYAPHELIDVQALDCDFLACSVYKFFGPHVGVVYGKMAHLAGFTPYKVEPAKDVVPGRWETGTQSFEGLAGVVAAIDYIASLSELPEDTPRRERLSVAFANTKAHEMALSEHFLSRLQAFPQIRLYGIKDTARLAERTPTFALTFDGIAPRTVSEYLGKQHICVWDGNFYAQGLCEQLGVMQSGGVVRIGCMHYNTIEELDTLFGHFEALLAQ; encoded by the coding sequence ATGAATCTGAATCAAGTGCGCCGTCAGTTTCCTGCTCTGATGCAACAAGTGGCAGGCCGTTCCCCTATTTTCCTGGATGGCCCGGGTGGCTCGCAAGTGCCGCAGTCTGTGCTGAGTGCTATGTCTGCGTATCTGGGTTACTTTAACTCCAACCTGGGTGGAGCCTTTTTCTCCAGTGATAAAACCGTCGAGCTGATGGACAATGCGCGTCAGGCGGTGGCGGACTTACTCAATGCACCAGCCAAAGAGCAGATTGTTTTTGGTGCCAACATGACCAGTCTGACGTTTAGCTTTAGTCGCGCGATTTCACGCGACTGGCAGGCCGGTGATGAAGTCATTGTTACCAATGCAGATCATTACTCCAATGTTTCGTCATGGCGTCAGGCTGCCGAGGACAAAGGGGCGAGTGTGCATGCCGTGAAGGTGAATGAAGCCGATTGCACGCTGGATATGGATCATTTCCGTAGCCTGCTCAACAGTAAAACTAAGCTGGTGGCAGTGACTTATGCGTCTAATACCACCGGCTCTATCAATGACATTAAACAGATCGTTGAACTGGCGCACCAGGTTGGTGCACTGGTATATGTTGATGCCGTGCACTATGCACCCCATGAGCTGATTGATGTGCAGGCACTGGACTGTGATTTCCTGGCCTGCTCTGTCTATAAGTTCTTCGGTCCACATGTCGGAGTGGTATACGGAAAAATGGCCCATCTGGCTGGTTTTACACCGTACAAAGTCGAACCTGCAAAAGACGTGGTACCGGGCCGCTGGGAAACGGGCACTCAAAGTTTTGAAGGGCTGGCTGGGGTTGTGGCAGCCATTGACTATATTGCCTCGCTGAGTGAATTACCTGAAGATACCCCGCGACGGGAACGCCTGAGCGTGGCTTTTGCCAATACCAAAGCCCATGAAATGGCGTTAAGTGAGCACTTCTTGTCACGTCTGCAGGCATTTCCGCAAATCCGTTTGTATGGGATCAAAGACACGGCGCGCCTTGCCGAGCGGACCCCGACGTTTGCATTAACCTTTGATGGCATTGCACCGCGCACTGTGTCTGAATACCTGGGTAAACAGCATATTTGTGTGTGGGACGGTAACTTTTATGCGCAGGGCTTATGTGAGCAGCTGGGTGTGATGCAAAGCGGTGGCGTTGTACGTATCGGCTGTATGCACTACAACACAATTGAAGAGCTGGACACCTTGTTCGGACACTTCGAAGCATTACTGGCACAGTAA
- a CDS encoding cyclic nucleotide-binding domain-containing protein — translation MKLLEHIPLIKQLEILNRLTFFKEFTLSERQVLLESFSHLYLVSKDRHAFRRFDKDNRLYIVLSGELSIYNQDQHHAIGRVGPGEFLGEGAFISHRERSTSALACKDTILLAITPDALTRLPNVIREKIKDKIIEGMSARICQLNHYIEDHL, via the coding sequence ATGAAACTACTGGAGCATATCCCACTGATCAAACAGTTGGAAATTCTCAACAGACTCACCTTTTTCAAAGAGTTTACGCTGTCCGAGCGCCAGGTGCTGCTCGAATCTTTTAGTCACCTGTATCTGGTCAGCAAAGACAGACACGCATTTCGGCGTTTTGATAAAGACAATAGACTGTACATTGTGCTCAGTGGTGAGCTGTCTATCTACAACCAGGATCAACATCATGCCATTGGCCGGGTCGGCCCTGGTGAATTTCTCGGCGAAGGCGCTTTTATTTCTCACCGGGAACGCAGCACCAGCGCACTGGCATGCAAAGACACTATTCTGCTGGCTATTACACCCGATGCACTGACACGTTTGCCCAATGTGATCAGAGAAAAAATCAAAGATAAGATCATTGAAGGGATGAGCGCGCGGATCTGTCAGCTCAATCATTATATTGAAGACCATTTATGA
- the ntrC gene encoding nitrogen regulation protein NR(I): MKNVWLVDDDASIRFVLEKALARADFQTESFSNGQDVLTALTYDQPAVLISDVRMPGIDGMALLEEIAEQHPNLPVIIMTAHSDLDSAVNAFQKGAFEYLAKPFDLDEAVSLVERAYQASSQNNKAKRPSNNAKQPDIIGEAPAMQEVFRAIGKLSVSSMSVLINGESGTGKELVAGALHNHSPRREQPFIALNMAAIPKDLVESELFGHEKGAFTGADSIRRGRFEQANGGTLFLDEIGDMPLDVQTRLLRVLADGEFYRVGGHHSVKVDVRIIAATHQDLERLVEQGEFREDLFHRLNVVRLKLPPLRERREDIAKLSENFLVRSAKELKVPCKILTTEALHVMQAFHWPGNVRQLENSCRWLTVMAPGDVINVADLPEELNQPIKTTAVDTIEGDWLDAFQNWLEQELHQGKEDIWPQVQAQLETRLIKTALAVCHGHKQEAALKIGWGRNTLTRKLKERNFT, from the coding sequence ATGAAAAATGTTTGGCTTGTCGATGATGATGCATCTATTCGCTTTGTTCTGGAAAAAGCGCTGGCGCGTGCAGACTTTCAAACAGAGAGTTTCTCTAATGGCCAGGATGTACTCACCGCACTGACCTATGATCAGCCTGCAGTATTGATCTCAGACGTCAGAATGCCCGGCATCGATGGTATGGCTTTACTGGAAGAAATCGCAGAGCAACACCCCAACCTGCCGGTGATCATCATGACCGCCCATTCCGATCTCGACTCTGCGGTCAATGCCTTTCAAAAAGGGGCGTTTGAATATCTTGCCAAGCCGTTCGATCTAGACGAAGCCGTCTCTTTGGTAGAACGCGCTTATCAGGCCAGCTCACAAAATAACAAAGCGAAGCGCCCCAGCAACAATGCAAAACAGCCCGATATCATTGGTGAGGCGCCAGCCATGCAGGAAGTTTTCCGCGCCATTGGTAAACTCTCTGTCTCCAGCATGAGCGTATTGATCAATGGAGAATCGGGCACAGGTAAAGAACTGGTGGCAGGCGCTTTGCACAACCACAGTCCGCGCCGGGAGCAGCCGTTTATCGCACTAAATATGGCAGCTATTCCCAAAGACCTCGTTGAATCTGAGCTCTTTGGTCACGAAAAAGGCGCCTTTACCGGTGCAGACAGCATACGCCGCGGACGATTTGAGCAGGCCAATGGCGGTACGCTGTTTCTGGATGAAATCGGCGACATGCCACTGGATGTGCAAACCCGCCTGCTCAGAGTGCTGGCTGATGGCGAGTTTTATCGGGTCGGCGGCCATCACAGTGTTAAGGTCGACGTGCGGATCATTGCGGCCACTCATCAGGACCTGGAGCGCCTAGTAGAACAGGGGGAGTTTCGTGAAGACTTATTCCACCGCCTGAATGTCGTTCGACTTAAGCTGCCGCCGCTGCGTGAACGCCGGGAAGACATTGCCAAACTGAGTGAGAACTTTCTCGTACGCAGTGCCAAAGAGTTAAAAGTCCCTTGCAAAATACTGACAACCGAAGCGCTGCATGTAATGCAGGCATTTCACTGGCCAGGTAACGTGCGTCAGCTTGAAAACAGCTGTCGCTGGTTAACAGTGATGGCACCCGGTGATGTCATCAATGTTGCCGATCTGCCAGAAGAACTGAACCAGCCAATCAAAACCACCGCAGTGGACACCATCGAAGGAGACTGGCTGGATGCCTTTCAAAACTGGCTGGAACAGGAACTCCATCAGGGCAAAGAAGACATCTGGCCTCAGGTACAGGCTCAGCTGGAAACCCGCCTGATCAAAACGGCGCTGGCTGTGTGCCATGGTCACAAACAAGAAGCGGCACTGAAAATTGGCTGGGGCCGTAATACCCTGACCCGTAAATTGAAGGAACGTAATTTTACCTGA
- the glnL gene encoding nitrogen regulation protein NR(II), translating into MAQPSSELIHELWQNLSTAVILLTEDLTIYFANNSASELLGLGSKRLLNQPFEAIFHHHMIDMKRLQRYVLEDGVDCQQHKVDVVFIDNRASTLNLFARRFMLQNRAFIQLECRRIDEELRFDQAFNQAHQYQAARNLIRGLAHEIKNPLGGIRGAAQLLQYEVQQEERDECAELIIEQADRLTELVDRLLGPNELPHKEPCNVHRMLESVIRLSELDGAAGIRLVKDYDPSIPDVVMDEAKIQQVVLNIIRNAQQALGVQGEIKVSTRIRHRIRRGKQLMKKALQIRVTDNGPGIAQEMQATLFYPMVTNKEGGSGLGLSIAQTLVEQHHGFIDCDSWPGHTEFAIYLPFEA; encoded by the coding sequence ATGGCACAACCCTCCTCAGAATTAATACATGAATTATGGCAAAATCTATCCACTGCAGTGATCTTACTGACCGAAGACCTGACCATCTATTTTGCCAACAACAGCGCCAGCGAACTCCTTGGCCTGGGCAGTAAACGCTTACTGAATCAGCCATTCGAAGCGATTTTTCATCATCATATGATCGACATGAAGCGACTCCAGCGTTACGTACTGGAAGACGGTGTCGATTGCCAGCAACACAAGGTTGACGTGGTCTTCATCGATAATCGCGCCAGTACACTGAACCTGTTTGCACGCCGCTTTATGTTGCAAAACCGGGCATTTATCCAACTGGAGTGTCGCCGTATCGATGAAGAGCTGCGATTCGATCAGGCCTTTAATCAGGCCCATCAATATCAGGCTGCCCGCAACCTGATCCGTGGCCTGGCACACGAAATAAAAAATCCGTTGGGCGGGATCCGAGGAGCGGCGCAATTATTGCAGTATGAAGTGCAGCAGGAAGAACGGGACGAGTGCGCAGAGTTAATTATTGAACAAGCGGATCGCCTGACCGAATTGGTAGACCGGCTACTGGGCCCCAATGAGTTGCCCCACAAAGAACCTTGTAATGTCCACCGTATGCTGGAATCGGTGATCCGGCTCAGTGAACTCGATGGTGCCGCCGGGATCCGTCTGGTCAAAGACTATGACCCGAGCATTCCGGATGTGGTTATGGATGAGGCGAAGATCCAGCAAGTGGTATTAAACATTATCCGCAACGCACAACAGGCACTGGGTGTGCAAGGCGAGATAAAAGTATCCACCCGGATCCGTCATCGTATCAGACGCGGTAAGCAATTGATGAAAAAAGCGTTGCAGATCAGAGTGACAGATAACGGCCCGGGCATTGCCCAGGAAATGCAGGCCACCTTGTTCTACCCTATGGTAACCAACAAGGAAGGCGGTTCTGGATTAGGCTTGTCTATTGCCCAAACACTGGTCGAGCAACACCATGGTTTCATCGATTGCGACAGCTGGCCTGGCCATACTGAGTTTGCCATCTACCTGCCCTTTGAAGCATAA
- a CDS encoding DUF4124 domain-containing protein, giving the protein MLRLYWVILCLVFSASAVSDQKVYRWKDENGNWVYSDVPRKGSEKVKLDTNMLTMPATDTSILTPTQSTPTVSYQAKITAPSDQQTLRENSGSVYVNGLVTPRFANGFQVQLFLDGKATGPKQSTASFALRDVPRGEHKLQMKVFDDKGMLVAQSAVTTFFLHRASVLNR; this is encoded by the coding sequence GTGTTGCGGCTTTATTGGGTGATTCTCTGTTTGGTGTTCAGCGCAAGTGCGGTGTCAGATCAAAAAGTCTACCGCTGGAAAGACGAAAACGGCAACTGGGTCTACTCAGACGTGCCAAGAAAAGGCTCTGAGAAAGTAAAACTGGACACCAATATGCTCACCATGCCAGCGACCGACACCAGCATTTTAACGCCCACGCAATCCACACCCACTGTTTCTTATCAGGCAAAAATTACGGCCCCCAGCGATCAGCAAACTCTGCGTGAAAACAGTGGCAGCGTGTATGTGAACGGCTTGGTGACCCCGCGCTTTGCAAACGGTTTTCAGGTTCAGCTGTTTCTTGATGGTAAAGCAACCGGGCCCAAACAAAGCACCGCATCTTTTGCATTACGTGATGTGCCTAGGGGGGAACACAAATTGCAAATGAAAGTATTTGATGACAAAGGCATGCTGGTTGCCCAAAGTGCAGTAACCACCTTTTTTCTGCACCGCGCCAGCGTGCTCAACCGTTGA
- the glnA gene encoding glutamate--ammonia ligase, with product MSQSVLDLIKEHDVKFVDLRFTDTKGKEQHVSIPHHQADEDFFEDGKMFDGSSIAGWKGINESDMVLMPDATTAKLDPFSEETTLIVRCDVLEPSTMQGYERDPRSVAKRAEDYMRSTGIADTVLFGPEPEFFLFDDVKFKTDMSGSMYKIDAQEASWNSDKSYEEGNMGHRPGVKGGYFPVAPVDSSGDWRSATCLVLEEMGQVVEAHHHEVATAGQNEIATRFNTMVIKADEIQEMKYVIHNMAHLYGKTATFMPKPVVGDNGSGMHCHQSLGKDGKNIFAGDKYGGLSEDALYYIGGIIKHAKAINAFANASTNSYKRLVPGFEAPVMLAYSARNRSASIRIPVVPSEKARRIEVRFPDPTANPYLAFSAMLMAGLDGIKNKIHPGDAMDKDLYDLPAEEAAEIPTVASSLQEALDSLDADREFLIQGGVFTNDLIDAYIALKSQEVEKLNMTTHPVEFEMYYSV from the coding sequence ATGTCACAATCGGTTTTAGATCTTATTAAAGAACATGACGTTAAATTCGTTGATTTACGTTTCACAGATACTAAAGGTAAAGAGCAACACGTTTCTATTCCTCATCACCAGGCCGATGAAGACTTCTTCGAAGATGGCAAAATGTTCGACGGCTCATCTATCGCAGGCTGGAAAGGCATCAACGAATCAGACATGGTACTGATGCCAGATGCAACGACTGCTAAGCTGGACCCTTTCTCTGAAGAGACCACTCTGATTGTACGTTGTGACGTGCTTGAACCTTCAACCATGCAAGGTTACGAGCGTGACCCGCGTTCTGTTGCAAAACGCGCTGAAGACTACATGCGTTCTACTGGCATTGCCGACACAGTATTGTTCGGTCCTGAGCCTGAGTTCTTCCTGTTTGACGACGTGAAGTTCAAAACAGATATGTCTGGCTCTATGTACAAAATTGATGCACAAGAAGCGAGCTGGAACTCAGACAAAAGCTACGAAGAAGGCAACATGGGCCACCGTCCAGGCGTTAAAGGCGGTTACTTCCCGGTTGCACCAGTTGATTCGTCAGGTGACTGGCGTAGTGCAACCTGTCTTGTTCTGGAAGAAATGGGTCAGGTTGTAGAAGCACACCACCACGAAGTAGCGACAGCAGGTCAGAACGAGATCGCAACGCGCTTCAATACGATGGTTATCAAGGCTGACGAAATTCAAGAAATGAAATACGTTATCCACAACATGGCGCACCTTTATGGCAAAACGGCAACCTTCATGCCTAAGCCAGTAGTTGGCGACAACGGTTCAGGTATGCACTGTCACCAGTCACTGGGTAAAGATGGTAAAAACATCTTTGCTGGCGACAAGTACGGCGGCCTGTCAGAAGACGCGCTTTACTACATAGGTGGTATCATCAAGCACGCTAAAGCCATCAATGCTTTCGCCAATGCTTCAACTAACTCTTACAAGCGTTTGGTACCTGGCTTCGAAGCACCTGTTATGCTGGCGTACTCTGCACGTAACCGTTCAGCATCCATCCGTATTCCGGTTGTACCGTCTGAAAAAGCACGTCGTATTGAAGTCCGCTTCCCGGATCCAACTGCCAACCCTTACCTGGCGTTCTCTGCCATGCTGATGGCTGGCCTTGATGGTATCAAAAACAAGATCCACCCTGGCGATGCAATGGATAAAGACCTATACGACCTGCCAGCTGAAGAAGCAGCAGAGATCCCAACCGTTGCCTCTTCACTGCAAGAAGCACTGGACTCTCTGGACGCAGACCGTGAGTTCCTTATCCAGGGTGGCGTATTCACCAACGACCTGATCGACGCGTACATCGCATTGAAATCTCAGGAAGTTGAGAAGCTAAACATGACAACTCACCCGGTTGAGTTCGAAATGTACTACAGCGTATAA
- the typA gene encoding translational GTPase TypA — MSIEKLRNIAIIAHVDHGKTTLVDKLLEQSGTLETRGGNEERVMDSNDIEKERGITILAKNTAIEWNDYHINIVDTPGHADFGGEVERVLSMVDSVLLLVDAQEGPMPQTRFVTQKAFALGLKPIVVINKIDKPGARPDWVMDQVFDLFDNLGATDEQLDFQVIYASAINGWATLDLDEPSDNMQPMFEAIVEQVGQPDADPEGDFQMQISQLDYNSYIGVIGVGRIKRGTVKVNQQVTIVGADGTTRNGKVGQVLTYLGLDRHEAQEAQAGDIIAITGLGELKISDTVCDVNAVEALPALSVDEPTVTMTFSVNTSPFSGQEGKFVTSRNILERLQAELVHNVALRVEETDNPDSFRVSGRGELHLGILIENMRREGYELAVSRPEVILREVDGQLEEPYETVTVDVQEEHQGSIMEQLGLRKAEMTDMAPDGKGRIRMDFVMPSRGLIGFQTDFMTLTSGSGLMYHTFDHYGPHKGGNIGQRKNGVLIANAAGKALTNALFNLQDRGKLFIGHGVEVYEGMIIGIHARDNDLTVNALKGKQLTNVRASGTDEAQNLVPPIIMTLEQALEFIDDDELVEVTPESIRIRKKLLTESERKRASRQAK, encoded by the coding sequence ATGAGCATTGAAAAGTTAAGAAATATCGCGATCATCGCGCACGTTGACCATGGTAAAACTACCCTAGTCGATAAGCTGCTGGAACAATCTGGCACATTAGAGACACGCGGTGGCAACGAAGAGCGTGTCATGGACTCGAATGATATTGAAAAAGAGCGTGGCATCACCATCCTGGCGAAAAATACCGCCATCGAGTGGAATGACTACCACATCAATATCGTAGACACTCCGGGACACGCCGACTTTGGTGGTGAGGTAGAACGTGTACTTTCAATGGTTGACTCAGTATTGCTACTGGTTGATGCCCAAGAAGGTCCAATGCCACAAACGCGTTTCGTAACGCAAAAAGCATTTGCACTGGGTCTGAAGCCTATCGTTGTTATCAACAAGATCGATAAGCCAGGCGCACGTCCTGATTGGGTTATGGATCAGGTATTTGACCTGTTCGATAACTTAGGTGCCACTGACGAGCAGCTGGACTTCCAGGTTATCTACGCATCAGCGATTAACGGTTGGGCGACATTGGACCTGGACGAGCCGTCTGACAACATGCAGCCTATGTTTGAAGCTATCGTAGAGCAAGTTGGCCAGCCGGATGCAGATCCAGAGGGTGACTTCCAGATGCAGATCTCTCAGCTGGACTACAACTCATATATCGGTGTAATTGGTGTAGGTCGTATCAAGCGCGGTACGGTTAAAGTCAACCAGCAGGTGACCATAGTTGGTGCTGATGGCACGACACGTAACGGTAAAGTAGGTCAGGTTCTGACTTATCTGGGTCTTGATCGTCACGAAGCACAAGAAGCACAGGCGGGTGACATCATCGCTATCACAGGTCTGGGTGAGCTGAAGATCTCTGACACTGTGTGTGATGTAAACGCAGTAGAAGCGCTACCGGCACTGTCTGTTGATGAGCCGACGGTAACCATGACCTTCTCTGTAAACACGTCACCGTTCTCAGGTCAGGAAGGTAAATTCGTTACTTCACGTAACATTCTTGAGCGTCTTCAGGCGGAACTGGTACACAACGTTGCATTACGCGTTGAAGAAACAGATAACCCGGATAGCTTCCGCGTATCTGGCCGTGGTGAATTGCACTTAGGTATCCTGATTGAAAATATGCGTCGTGAAGGTTATGAGCTGGCAGTATCTCGTCCGGAGGTAATCTTGCGCGAAGTAGACGGTCAACTGGAAGAACCATATGAAACTGTGACTGTTGACGTTCAGGAAGAGCACCAGGGTTCAATCATGGAACAACTGGGCCTGCGTAAAGCAGAAATGACGGACATGGCACCAGATGGTAAAGGGCGTATCCGTATGGACTTCGTGATGCCTTCTCGTGGCCTGATCGGTTTCCAGACTGACTTCATGACGCTGACTTCTGGTTCTGGTCTGATGTACCACACGTTTGATCACTATGGTCCACACAAAGGTGGCAACATAGGTCAACGTAAGAACGGTGTACTGATTGCAAACGCAGCGGGTAAAGCGCTGACTAACGCCCTGTTCAACCTGCAGGACCGTGGTAAGTTGTTCATCGGTCACGGTGTAGAAGTGTACGAAGGGATGATCATCGGTATTCACGCACGTGATAACGACCTGACTGTTAATGCCCTGAAAGGTAAGCAGCTAACCAACGTACGTGCATCTGGTACTGATGAAGCGCAGAACCTGGTTCCGCCAATCATCATGACGCTTGAGCAGGCTCTTGAATTCATCGATGATGATGAGCTGGTAGAAGTAACGCCAGAAAGCATCCGTATTCGCAAGAAGCTACTGACAGAGAGCGAGCGTAAGCGCGCGAGCCGTCAGGCTAAGTAA
- a CDS encoding chemotaxis protein CheW, with protein MDLINFRVGKKIISLKILDILLTERYEGNLTSLPNDNPSFMGVKDYMGTPTPIFDLGLILNNQSSYDINKSLVTMLQEREQDQKAWLAELERCIYNDQPFTQAKDPKQSAFGRWYYSFKTDNDDLRTLLARFEEPHNQLHALADKLLTINAKGDKTEALRLLEREKSTTFMKLIRLFESARDQIILDHKPIIVFTTQDGQRPHIGLLVDQVEDNIHCDESDIKSLQEMTSMGFEIDPQTRKMMKGLIKQGEHHSLVLDPSAIFRPDHLQDYEPEETEAYGLF; from the coding sequence ATGGACTTAATCAATTTTCGGGTAGGGAAAAAAATCATTTCATTAAAAATATTGGATATCCTTCTGACCGAGCGCTATGAAGGTAACCTCACCTCTCTGCCCAATGATAACCCCAGCTTTATGGGCGTCAAAGACTACATGGGCACACCCACCCCCATTTTTGATCTGGGTTTAATCTTAAATAACCAGTCTTCCTACGACATTAACAAGTCTCTGGTCACTATGCTGCAGGAGCGAGAGCAAGATCAAAAAGCCTGGCTGGCCGAGCTGGAGCGCTGCATTTACAACGATCAGCCTTTTACCCAGGCCAAGGATCCAAAACAATCCGCTTTTGGTAGGTGGTATTACAGTTTTAAAACCGACAACGATGACTTACGCACGCTATTGGCGCGCTTTGAGGAACCACACAATCAGCTGCATGCACTGGCTGATAAACTGCTCACTATCAATGCCAAGGGCGATAAAACAGAGGCTTTGAGATTACTGGAAAGAGAAAAATCCACCACCTTTATGAAGCTGATCCGCCTGTTTGAATCGGCTCGCGACCAAATCATTCTCGACCATAAGCCCATCATCGTCTTCACTACGCAAGATGGTCAGCGCCCACACATTGGCCTGCTGGTCGATCAGGTGGAAGACAATATTCACTGTGATGAATCAGACATCAAGTCCCTGCAGGAAATGACCAGTATGGGATTTGAGATTGACCCGCAAACACGCAAAATGATGAAAGGGCTGATTAAACAAGGAGAGCATCACAGCTTGGTACTGGACCCCAGCGCCATCTTCCGTCCGGATCACTTACAAGACTATGAACCGGAAGAAACAGAAGCCTATGGGTTATTCTGA
- a CDS encoding ABC transporter substrate-binding protein produces MLKLISILSCCIALLGSPKLIADEVLKLGMSVALSGPAKDIGQQLRQGAQLYFEYANNLPDRSHPKVSLMVLDDGYEPARTVVNTRYLIDQHKVMALFGNMGTPTAHAIQAILTHHQLPLLVPFTGADFLRSNTPYPVFNWRASYLDEANEQVRYLVDEQGHKAIALLIQADEFGLTLEKSFRQALTARGLKPKVTARFRRNSADINKALKLIMRNEVTAVAMIGTYQPLSLFIDKAMHRGFKGTFTGVSFTSSTALFAKLTSKSALMISEVVPDPSKCQAQLCELFRSLIHKQNLATSPQIFEGFLNAAIFISALDYCPRPVTRACLPGAMQQVLKKDPTIRTIFGLSDTENKPRVYRSYFQ; encoded by the coding sequence ATGCTGAAATTAATCTCAATCCTGAGTTGTTGCATCGCCCTGCTGGGCAGCCCTAAGCTCATCGCTGACGAGGTGCTCAAGCTTGGCATGTCGGTTGCCCTGAGCGGACCGGCCAAAGACATTGGCCAACAACTCAGACAAGGTGCCCAGCTGTACTTTGAGTATGCCAATAACCTGCCTGACAGGTCCCACCCCAAAGTGTCGCTGATGGTGCTAGATGATGGCTATGAGCCCGCCCGCACCGTTGTAAATACCCGTTACCTGATTGATCAACACAAAGTCATGGCGCTCTTTGGCAACATGGGCACACCTACGGCACACGCTATTCAGGCAATCCTGACGCATCATCAACTCCCTTTACTGGTGCCCTTTACCGGTGCTGACTTTCTACGCTCCAACACTCCCTATCCGGTGTTTAACTGGCGGGCCAGCTATCTGGATGAAGCCAATGAGCAGGTTCGCTACCTGGTAGATGAGCAAGGACATAAAGCCATTGCCCTGTTGATCCAAGCCGACGAATTTGGCCTGACGCTGGAAAAAAGCTTTCGTCAAGCACTGACCGCCAGGGGCCTCAAACCCAAAGTAACGGCCCGCTTTCGGCGCAACAGTGCCGATATCAACAAAGCCCTCAAACTGATCATGCGCAATGAAGTCACAGCCGTGGCGATGATAGGCACTTATCAGCCCCTCTCACTTTTTATTGATAAGGCGATGCACCGGGGGTTTAAAGGCACCTTTACCGGTGTCTCTTTCACTTCTTCCACCGCGCTGTTTGCCAAGCTGACCAGCAAATCAGCTCTGATGATCAGTGAAGTGGTACCCGACCCAAGCAAGTGCCAGGCGCAATTATGTGAGTTATTTCGCTCTTTGATCCACAAACAAAACTTAGCAACCAGCCCGCAGATCTTTGAAGGGTTTCTCAACGCCGCCATTTTTATTTCAGCGCTCGACTACTGCCCCAGGCCAGTCACACGCGCGTGCCTGCCCGGCGCAATGCAGCAGGTATTGAAAAAAGACCCGACGATACGCACGATTTTTGGCCTCTCTGACACAGAGAATAAACCCCGAGTGTATCGATCTTACTTTCAATAA